Proteins from a single region of Desulfosalsimonas propionicica:
- a CDS encoding YggS family pyridoxal phosphate-dependent enzyme, with translation MNAIAENIKQIRQRIKKAALDCGRSPQDVGLVAVTKTVSPEKIRKAAEAGLDCFGENYIQEADKKIKDLSDTRISWHFIGHLQSNKAKYAVRLFDLIHSVDSLKLAKELNRQAARHGRVQKILIQVNLGGEQTKSGAEKQAAEELVYDVAGLENLSVRGLMTLPPFFDAPEKVRPYFRQLGALRREIAAKNIANVEMAELSMGMTGDFETAIEEGATLVRIGTAIFGERS, from the coding sequence ATGAATGCCATCGCCGAAAACATCAAACAAATCAGACAGCGCATCAAAAAAGCCGCCCTGGACTGCGGCCGCAGTCCGCAGGACGTCGGTCTGGTGGCTGTCACCAAAACGGTTTCGCCTGAAAAAATCAGAAAAGCCGCTGAAGCCGGCCTTGACTGTTTCGGGGAAAACTACATCCAGGAAGCGGACAAAAAGATCAAAGACCTGTCCGACACAAGGATCAGCTGGCATTTTATCGGACATCTGCAGTCCAACAAGGCCAAATACGCAGTGCGCCTGTTTGACCTGATCCATTCGGTGGACAGCCTGAAGCTGGCCAAAGAACTCAACCGTCAGGCCGCCCGGCACGGGCGGGTCCAGAAAATATTGATCCAGGTCAACCTGGGAGGGGAACAAACCAAATCCGGCGCAGAAAAACAGGCGGCAGAAGAACTGGTCTACGATGTTGCCGGATTGGAAAACCTTTCTGTCCGGGGCCTGATGACCCTGCCGCCGTTTTTTGACGCCCCTGAAAAGGTCCGGCCCTATTTCCGGCAGCTGGGGGCATTACGCCGGGAAATTGCGGCCAAAAACATTGCCAACGTGGAAATGGCAGAGCTTTCCATGGGAATGACCGGCGACTTTGAAACCGCCATTGAAGAAGGCGCCACCCTGGTGCGCATTGGCACCGCCATTTTCGGGGAGCGCTCATGA
- a CDS encoding NADH-quinone oxidoreductase subunit A encodes MVPVNHTYALSSWTPAVFSFLAFIFAVFLMLAVLMILTGFLGEKRVNENKLRPYESGIIPTGSVPLRYPVPFFLVAVFFLIFDVEGAFIFSWAVAVEALGVKAMVQMTFFIFVLLMGLVYIWFKGGLALKEGKDKRAERR; translated from the coding sequence ATGGTTCCGGTAAATCACACATATGCGCTTTCGTCCTGGACGCCGGCAGTGTTCAGCTTCCTGGCATTTATTTTTGCCGTTTTTCTGATGCTGGCGGTGTTGATGATCCTCACCGGCTTTCTGGGTGAAAAACGCGTCAATGAAAATAAGCTTCGCCCCTATGAAAGCGGGATCATTCCAACCGGTTCAGTGCCGCTTCGCTACCCGGTGCCGTTTTTTCTGGTGGCGGTATTTTTTTTGATTTTTGACGTGGAAGGCGCATTTATCTTTTCCTGGGCCGTGGCCGTGGAGGCCCTCGGGGTAAAGGCCATGGTGCAGATGACCTTTTTTATTTTTGTTTTGCTCATGGGCCTGGTTTACATATGGTTCAAGGGAGGTCTGGCATTAAAGGAAGGAAAGGACAAAAGAGCCGAACGCCGGTGA
- a CDS encoding Maf family protein encodes MVMNPLNEKNSIVLASESPRRRRLLEQAQIAFSVVPSGTDEDAIRGPEPERHAQILAAAKAEAVAKLYPHAWVIGADSIVVIDGRILNKPESAAVAGQMLRRLSGRTHRVITGYSIWCESRGHRHSNVCITEVTFKELTEDEINWYTQTPEPRDKAGGYAIQGIAAFMVKSINGSYTNVVGLPMCEIVGHLTQHGAIRHGTGQTRSPATADAGGKC; translated from the coding sequence ATGGTTATGAATCCGTTAAATGAAAAAAACAGCATTGTCCTGGCCTCTGAATCGCCCCGGCGCAGGCGGCTGCTTGAGCAGGCACAGATCGCATTTTCCGTGGTGCCCAGCGGAACCGATGAGGATGCCATCCGCGGACCGGAGCCGGAGCGCCATGCGCAAATCCTGGCAGCGGCCAAGGCTGAAGCGGTTGCAAAACTATATCCCCATGCCTGGGTGATCGGAGCGGACTCCATTGTGGTCATTGACGGACGGATCCTAAACAAGCCGGAGTCAGCCGCCGTGGCCGGGCAGATGCTCAGGCGCTTAAGCGGGCGCACCCACCGGGTGATCACCGGCTACAGCATCTGGTGTGAAAGCCGGGGGCACCGCCACAGCAATGTCTGTATCACCGAGGTGACATTTAAGGAATTGACCGAAGATGAAATCAACTGGTACACACAGACCCCGGAGCCCCGGGACAAGGCCGGGGGCTATGCCATCCAGGGCATTGCCGCGTTCATGGTCAAAAGCATAAACGGATCTTATACCAACGTGGTGGGCCTGCCCATGTGCGAAATTGTCGGGCATTTGACACAGCATGGGGCCATCCGGCACGGGACCGGGCAAACCCGCAGCCCGGCCACAGCTGATGCCGGGGGAAAGTGTTGA
- a CDS encoding epoxyqueuosine reductase QueH yields MKLLLHICCGPCAIYPVDCLQQKGLEVMGFFYRNNIHPFTECMKREDTLRAYAQQTGLRVIYQEGYDIEGFLQSVVFREAHRCRFCYHDRLMTTAKLARRGKFDYFSSTLLYSKFQNHDTIAEMGKAVGKSAGVPFYYEDFRTGWKTGVETSKQLGMYRQSYCGCIYSEKQRFYTGAAKKRQDDS; encoded by the coding sequence ATGAAACTGCTGCTTCACATCTGCTGTGGGCCATGCGCCATCTATCCCGTTGACTGCCTGCAGCAAAAAGGCCTTGAGGTCATGGGATTTTTTTACAGAAATAACATCCATCCGTTTACCGAATGCATGAAGCGTGAAGACACCCTCAGGGCCTATGCACAACAAACCGGCCTGCGGGTGATCTACCAGGAGGGCTATGATATCGAGGGATTTTTGCAAAGCGTGGTGTTCAGGGAAGCCCACAGGTGCCGGTTCTGCTACCATGACCGGCTCATGACCACAGCCAAACTGGCCCGCAGGGGAAAATTCGACTATTTCTCCTCAACCCTGCTTTACAGCAAATTCCAGAATCATGACACCATTGCCGAAATGGGCAAGGCCGTTGGCAAATCCGCGGGCGTGCCGTTTTACTACGAGGATTTCAGAACCGGGTGGAAAACCGGGGTGGAAACCTCAAAGCAGCTGGGCATGTACCGTCAATCCTATTGCGGCTGTATTTACAGTGAAAAACAGCGCTTCTATACCGGGGCGGCCAAAAAACGGCAGGACGATAGCTGA
- a CDS encoding nitroreductase family protein has translation MSNEVFDAIYQRRTVRNFEDKPVSDDVLNSVLEAVRWAPSWANTQCWEVVAVTDPELKARLQQEAVPKSNPAHKAVGSAPVVLALCARLNEAGYYKGQVTTKFGDWFMFDLGIAAQNLSLAAHSLGLGSVIMGLFDQDKAAEVLKVPQNHELVSLIPMGYPSKVPSAPKRKSVEEFCRQNTF, from the coding sequence ATGAGCAATGAAGTATTCGATGCCATTTACCAAAGACGTACCGTCCGTAATTTCGAAGATAAACCCGTTTCCGACGACGTGCTCAATTCCGTGCTCGAAGCTGTCAGGTGGGCGCCTTCCTGGGCCAATACCCAGTGCTGGGAGGTGGTGGCGGTAACCGATCCGGAATTAAAGGCCCGGCTGCAGCAGGAGGCCGTGCCCAAGTCCAATCCGGCCCACAAGGCCGTTGGCAGCGCTCCGGTGGTGCTGGCATTGTGCGCCCGCTTAAACGAGGCCGGCTATTACAAAGGGCAGGTGACCACCAAGTTCGGTGACTGGTTTATGTTCGATCTCGGCATTGCCGCCCAGAACCTGTCTCTGGCCGCGCATTCCCTGGGGCTGGGTTCGGTGATCATGGGCCTGTTTGACCAGGACAAGGCCGCAGAAGTGCTCAAGGTGCCGCAAAATCATGAATTGGTAAGCCTGATTCCCATGGGATACCCCTCCAAGGTGCCCTCTGCACCAAAGCGCAAATCCGTGGAAGAATTCTGCCGGCAAAATACGTTCTAG
- a CDS encoding ABC transporter ATP-binding protein produces the protein MGAQEIIRVENLAVVYGEDHVLDKVNFTVNKGEIFIIVGGSGSGKSTLMRHMIGLEQPAGGKVFIGDTDIAASGEKAISLALRRIGVLFQASALLGSMTVAENVALPITEFSGLPAEAVAAIVQIKLSLVSLECYGDHLPSEISGGMKKRAGLARAMALNPDILFLDEPSAGLDPVTAAEIDRLILHINQTLGTTIVIVTHDLDSIFAVGRRAIMLGRETGNIIARGAPADLRDHDPDPEVRRFFTRRPPDA, from the coding sequence ATGGGCGCACAAGAGATCATAAGGGTTGAAAACCTGGCCGTTGTTTACGGTGAAGACCATGTACTGGACAAAGTGAACTTTACCGTAAACAAGGGCGAGATTTTTATTATCGTGGGCGGCTCGGGCTCGGGCAAATCCACGCTCATGCGCCATATGATCGGTTTGGAACAGCCGGCCGGGGGGAAAGTCTTTATCGGGGATACAGACATTGCCGCATCCGGTGAAAAGGCGATTTCCCTGGCCCTTAGACGCATCGGGGTGCTGTTTCAGGCAAGCGCGCTTCTCGGCTCCATGACTGTGGCGGAAAACGTGGCCCTGCCGATAACGGAATTTTCCGGATTGCCGGCTGAAGCCGTGGCTGCAATTGTGCAGATCAAACTTTCCCTGGTGAGCCTGGAGTGCTACGGCGACCACTTGCCCTCGGAGATCAGCGGGGGCATGAAAAAACGGGCCGGTCTTGCCCGGGCCATGGCCTTAAACCCGGACATCCTGTTTTTAGATGAGCCCTCGGCCGGTCTGGATCCGGTAACTGCGGCTGAAATCGACCGGCTGATTCTGCACATCAACCAGACACTGGGCACCACCATTGTCATTGTAACCCATGATCTCGACAGCATCTTTGCCGTGGGCCGGCGCGCCATCATGCTGGGCAGGGAAACGGGCAATATCATCGCCCGGGGCGCACCCGCGGATTTGCGGGACCATGATCCGGACCCGGAAGTCAGGCGCTTTTTCACCCGCAGGCCGCCGGATGCATAA
- a CDS encoding MlaD family protein, with translation MQSVRTKFSVGLFVIIGITAVILVILWLGMAQYFQEGHKYTAYFDESVQGLSQDAAVKYRGVNVGRVEQINVAPDGRLIEIVFTLDKTLRNTTNLVAQIKSVGITGIMFVELERQAPDKLVTVPEYDFEPKHPVVATRPSEMKQLLSDINEILGSIKEVDVEGISVQLSQLLEKSNQLLDTQRWSRLRSSAEESLQNINGLITDTRKAVNQIDATINTSAGRFDSAVNQVGKAAETADDLFARGSASLDGAEVRIREYDRQMADIMEELREAATGINSLINQLERQPSQILYGRPVPEKPMEPEIRPETK, from the coding sequence ATGCAGTCTGTGCGGACAAAATTCTCGGTGGGATTGTTTGTGATCATCGGCATAACAGCCGTGATCCTGGTCATTCTGTGGCTGGGCATGGCCCAGTACTTTCAGGAGGGGCATAAATACACGGCCTATTTTGACGAATCCGTTCAGGGCTTGAGCCAGGATGCGGCCGTCAAATACCGGGGGGTGAACGTGGGCCGGGTGGAGCAGATCAACGTGGCCCCGGACGGACGGCTCATTGAAATCGTGTTCACCCTTGATAAAACCCTCCGGAATACAACCAATCTCGTGGCCCAGATCAAATCCGTGGGCATTACCGGCATCATGTTTGTGGAACTGGAAAGACAGGCGCCGGACAAACTGGTTACGGTTCCGGAGTATGACTTTGAACCCAAACATCCGGTGGTGGCCACCCGGCCTTCGGAAATGAAACAACTTTTATCGGATATCAATGAAATTCTGGGAAGCATCAAGGAAGTGGATGTGGAAGGCATTTCAGTTCAGCTCAGTCAGTTGCTGGAAAAAAGCAACCAACTGCTCGATACCCAGAGATGGAGCCGTCTCCGGAGTTCTGCGGAAGAAAGCCTGCAAAACATCAACGGACTCATTACCGATACCCGAAAGGCCGTCAACCAAATTGATGCAACCATCAACACCAGCGCCGGCCGGTTTGACAGCGCGGTAAACCAGGTGGGAAAGGCTGCGGAAACCGCAGACGACTTGTTTGCCCGGGGCTCGGCAAGCCTGGATGGGGCCGAAGTCCGTATCCGGGAATATGACCGGCAAATGGCCGATATCATGGAAGAACTTCGTGAGGCGGCAACGGGTATCAACAGCCTGATCAACCAGTTGGAGCGGCAGCCCTCACAGATTCTTTACGGACGGCCGGTTCCGGAAAAACCGATGGAACCGGAAATCCGGCCGGAAACCAAGTAA
- a CDS encoding ABC transporter permease, which yields MQPPLPSGKPLFELQQEDENTLTVILHGRADITTAPVLIRQLPAAVPSNQTIQQLKVDFAHVTRFDDYGAMVLLRLVQILQLNHDQLSFVNLAADHEKTLALVDFGQPDCRIPSHKSGNLIVELGDATISVFRGGACFVEFIGAMVFSLLRVFRQPRSFRAGDSIAYMKTTGVDALPVVGLITFLLGLIMAFMSSLQLSQFGANLYVASLVSLAMVSELGPIMTAIVVAGRSGSAYAAEISTMKISEEIDALVVMGFDPNVFLVLPRVVAAMVVVPLLTVFASIFAVAGGLVIGVLMLNLSPGAYINQSLDALTLFEVMWGLSKSVVFALLIALTGCFRGMQARGGAAAVGSAATSAVVTSIFLIILFDSIFAVIRSYW from the coding sequence ATGCAGCCCCCCCTGCCGTCCGGAAAACCGCTTTTTGAACTGCAACAGGAGGATGAAAACACCCTGACCGTGATCCTCCACGGCCGGGCCGATATCACCACCGCACCGGTGCTCATCCGGCAGCTGCCGGCAGCTGTGCCATCAAACCAAACGATCCAACAGCTGAAGGTGGATTTTGCCCATGTCACCAGATTTGACGATTACGGCGCCATGGTGCTGCTGCGCCTTGTTCAGATACTGCAACTCAACCACGACCAGCTCAGTTTTGTCAATCTTGCCGCAGACCATGAAAAAACCCTTGCACTGGTGGATTTCGGCCAACCGGACTGCCGTATCCCGTCGCACAAATCCGGCAACCTGATCGTCGAACTCGGGGATGCCACCATCTCGGTTTTCCGTGGCGGGGCCTGTTTTGTGGAATTTATCGGAGCCATGGTGTTTTCACTTCTTCGGGTTTTCAGACAACCCCGGTCCTTCCGGGCCGGTGATAGCATCGCATACATGAAAACCACCGGTGTGGACGCCCTGCCCGTGGTGGGGCTGATCACTTTCCTGCTGGGCCTGATCATGGCCTTTATGTCCTCGCTGCAGCTTTCCCAGTTCGGGGCCAATTTGTATGTGGCCTCCCTGGTGTCTCTGGCCATGGTTTCCGAACTGGGCCCGATCATGACCGCCATTGTGGTGGCCGGCCGGTCAGGGTCAGCTTATGCCGCGGAAATCAGCACCATGAAAATTTCAGAAGAAATCGACGCACTGGTGGTCATGGGCTTTGATCCCAACGTGTTTCTGGTCCTGCCCAGGGTTGTGGCCGCCATGGTGGTGGTGCCGCTGCTCACCGTGTTTGCCAGCATATTCGCCGTGGCCGGCGGCCTGGTCATTGGCGTGCTCATGCTCAATCTCAGCCCCGGGGCCTATATCAACCAATCCCTGGATGCCCTGACCCTGTTTGAAGTCATGTGGGGACTGTCAAAATCCGTTGTATTTGCCCTGCTCATTGCCCTGACCGGATGCTTCCGGGGGATGCAGGCCCGGGGCGGGGCCGCGGCCGTGGGCAGCGCCGCTACTTCCGCAGTGGTGACCAGCATATTTCTGATTATTTTGTTTGACTCAATTTTTGCGGTAATCCGCAGCTACTGGTAA
- a CDS encoding NADH-quinone oxidoreductase subunit B/C/D, with the protein MSRAVDSVINWARATSLWPMYFGLSCCFVEEITAWTPRYDIARFGAEVLRLSPRQADLLIVSGTVFKKVAPVVLRLYEQMAEPKWVISMGSCANTGGMYDVYSVVQGVNQILPVDVYIPGCPPRPEAVLHGLTRLQEKIQSGERPSGKVFHMSGGSHGTVAPVLVDGETKTRDTRGPGMNGISVRGSSVTPPDFHGTRAQFMWTPPAAQITLSPVENEVKSQLVRRFGDAVAPAEKSADMLTVDVDQSRAAEVLQFLKFGSSPRFLRLEDYTAVDQSARQNPEHYPDFTLVYHLLAFDPAVRVRIRAPLYGRYPETQSIHDLWQNAAWYEREIYDMFGIRFSGHPDLRRLLMPEGWQGHPLRKSYNGRATDMPAYTAEDARNLQPRAGEQFYRVDEHGESYVLNIGPHHTGTHGIIRYIAKMDGETITGLDMDIGYHHRGAEKIGERQHWIQYIPYTDRVDYLVGAANEFPYVLAVEKIAGIRVPERAEYIRVLFAELSRIANHMAYMGITANDVGALTPNFYAFRDREMIMDIVEMISGGRLHPAFFRPGGVAADLPEGWKEPVEAFLRVFPKRLGEYEKITLKNPIFRARTVDVGLMEKHDAVDLGVTGPNLRSTGVNWDLRKNMPYSVYDSLDFDVPTDTISDCWTRFRLRAEECRQSVRIIRQVIDQMPGGRYISEDYRYVVPQRQDMLKDIESLIHHFVNVTRGPKIPSGEAYAATENPRGEQGYYIVSDGLGFAYRVRIRGSSFTNVQAFPKICKGATIADFIAIIGAHDYTPADIDR; encoded by the coding sequence GTGAGCCGGGCTGTGGACAGTGTTATCAACTGGGCCCGGGCAACGAGTCTCTGGCCCATGTATTTCGGGCTGTCGTGCTGCTTTGTCGAAGAGATCACCGCGTGGACGCCGCGATACGATATTGCCCGCTTCGGCGCCGAGGTGCTTCGCCTTTCGCCAAGACAGGCCGATTTGCTCATTGTTTCAGGAACCGTGTTTAAGAAGGTGGCGCCGGTGGTGCTGCGCCTCTATGAACAGATGGCCGAGCCCAAATGGGTGATATCCATGGGATCGTGCGCCAATACCGGCGGAATGTATGATGTGTACTCGGTGGTCCAGGGCGTCAATCAGATCCTGCCCGTGGATGTTTACATCCCGGGATGCCCGCCCCGGCCTGAAGCGGTACTCCATGGCCTGACCCGGCTGCAGGAAAAAATCCAATCCGGAGAACGGCCGTCGGGCAAGGTGTTTCATATGTCCGGGGGCAGCCACGGCACCGTGGCGCCCGTGCTCGTTGACGGCGAAACAAAGACCCGCGACACCCGTGGGCCGGGTATGAACGGAATTTCCGTTCGGGGCAGTTCCGTTACCCCGCCTGATTTCCACGGAACCCGCGCACAATTCATGTGGACCCCGCCTGCGGCGCAAATCACCCTGTCTCCGGTTGAAAACGAAGTCAAATCGCAACTGGTCCGGCGTTTCGGTGATGCCGTGGCGCCTGCAGAAAAAAGCGCTGACATGCTCACTGTTGATGTGGACCAAAGCCGGGCCGCCGAGGTTCTGCAGTTTCTCAAATTCGGGTCCAGCCCGCGCTTTCTGCGCCTGGAGGATTACACCGCAGTTGATCAATCCGCCCGGCAGAACCCGGAGCATTATCCGGATTTCACCCTGGTGTATCATCTGCTGGCCTTTGATCCGGCCGTGCGGGTGCGGATCCGGGCGCCCCTGTACGGCAGATACCCGGAGACGCAAAGCATCCACGATCTCTGGCAGAACGCCGCCTGGTACGAGCGGGAAATCTATGACATGTTCGGGATCCGGTTTTCCGGGCATCCGGATCTGCGTCGGCTTTTGATGCCCGAGGGCTGGCAGGGCCATCCGCTGCGAAAATCATACAATGGACGGGCTACGGATATGCCCGCCTACACCGCAGAAGATGCGCGCAATCTGCAGCCCAGGGCCGGAGAGCAGTTTTACCGGGTGGATGAACACGGCGAGTCCTATGTCTTAAACATCGGCCCGCACCACACCGGCACCCATGGCATTATCCGGTATATCGCAAAAATGGACGGGGAAACCATCACCGGCCTGGACATGGATATCGGCTACCATCACCGGGGGGCGGAAAAAATCGGCGAGCGCCAGCACTGGATCCAGTATATTCCCTACACCGACCGGGTGGATTATCTGGTAGGGGCGGCAAACGAGTTTCCCTACGTCCTGGCCGTGGAAAAGATAGCGGGCATACGCGTGCCCGAACGCGCCGAATACATCCGGGTGCTGTTTGCCGAACTTTCCAGAATTGCCAACCATATGGCCTACATGGGCATTACAGCCAATGACGTGGGCGCGCTTACCCCCAACTTCTATGCCTTCCGGGACCGGGAAATGATCATGGATATCGTGGAGATGATCTCCGGCGGCCGGCTTCATCCCGCGTTTTTCCGGCCGGGCGGCGTGGCCGCGGATCTTCCCGAAGGCTGGAAGGAGCCCGTGGAGGCTTTTTTGCGGGTATTTCCCAAAAGGCTTGGCGAGTATGAAAAAATTACACTCAAAAATCCGATTTTCAGGGCCCGTACCGTGGACGTGGGCCTGATGGAAAAACACGATGCAGTGGATCTGGGGGTAACCGGCCCCAATCTCAGGTCCACCGGCGTCAACTGGGACTTGCGCAAAAACATGCCCTATTCGGTATACGACAGCCTGGATTTTGACGTGCCGACCGATACGATCAGCGACTGCTGGACCCGGTTTCGTTTGCGGGCAGAAGAATGCCGGCAAAGCGTACGGATCATCCGGCAGGTCATCGACCAAATGCCCGGGGGGCGATACATCTCAGAGGATTACCGCTATGTGGTGCCCCAAAGACAGGACATGCTAAAAGACATTGAAAGCCTGATCCACCATTTTGTCAATGTCACCAGGGGGCCGAAAATCCCCAGCGGTGAGGCATATGCGGCAACGGAAAACCCCCGGGGCGAGCAGGGCTATTACATTGTCAGCGACGGGCTGGGCTTTGCTTATCGGGTGCGCATCCGCGGTTCGAGCTTTACCAATGTCCAGGCGTTTCCCAAAATCTGCAAAGGCGCAACCATCGCCGATTTTATTGCCATTATCGGGGCCCATGACTATACCCCGGCCGATATTGACAGGTAA
- a CDS encoding M48 family metallopeptidase, which produces MFGNFLYFIIALLIYTTYPPPAQPQMPFSQALGFFAAISLLFAALTRILFKKLEDRIEQGGNGDLHQSFESLIVRQCIIAIGLFAVNIYALELSGYLGRIPVVQSMPTLGAVLFLGIFLGYLCIVWASAHKAHEKLYQTGITRRRYVVSHITFSIPVLLPWFFLSLAADLIYVLPFDAPRAFLNSTTGQILYFLFFLFVIAVFGPALIQYFWGCRPLEPGDARTRIEDLCRRAGVSYREIMKWPLFGGGMITAGVMGLVSQFRYILVTPGLLRYLAPVEIEAVVAHEIGHVKHRHLYFYLIFLAGYMVISFAALDFIVFGAVYLQTVFGAVNAGGETFVSVVFSLAMIVTFFVYFRFGFGYFMRNFERQADISVYRLMDSAVPLITTFHKIAASSGQSPDRPNWHHFSISDRIDYLRKCEANPGWIRRHHRKVRVSMAVYLAIILGLASVGYSLHFGAAGEQLSGKMAEQILTRQIRQQPKDPELHVMLGDLYYSRNNLSAATAAYQRALDLDSDNVAALNNLAWLYATSEPDTEMFKPQQALVLAKKAAERSLAPHVTDTLAEAWFINGQYEKAVETAEKALSAATNRRDYYRGQLRRFEQALNNNHRSR; this is translated from the coding sequence ATGTTTGGCAATTTTCTCTACTTTATCATCGCCCTGCTGATTTACACCACCTATCCCCCGCCAGCACAGCCGCAGATGCCTTTTTCCCAGGCCTTAGGCTTTTTTGCCGCCATTTCCCTGCTGTTTGCCGCCCTGACCCGGATTCTGTTTAAAAAGCTCGAAGACCGCATTGAACAAGGCGGAAACGGCGACCTGCACCAGAGCTTTGAATCCCTGATCGTGCGCCAGTGCATCATTGCCATCGGACTGTTTGCGGTCAATATTTATGCACTGGAATTAAGCGGATACCTCGGACGGATCCCTGTTGTCCAAAGCATGCCCACCCTTGGCGCAGTGCTTTTTCTGGGCATTTTTCTGGGATATCTGTGCATTGTCTGGGCATCTGCCCACAAGGCCCACGAAAAGCTTTACCAAACCGGCATCACCCGGCGCCGCTATGTGGTGTCCCATATTACCTTTTCCATCCCGGTGCTGCTGCCCTGGTTTTTTCTCTCCCTGGCCGCGGACCTGATTTATGTGCTGCCCTTTGATGCGCCACGGGCATTTCTGAATTCCACCACGGGCCAGATCCTTTATTTCCTGTTTTTCCTTTTTGTGATCGCGGTTTTCGGCCCGGCCTTGATCCAGTATTTCTGGGGATGCAGGCCCCTGGAACCAGGGGATGCGCGCACCCGGATCGAGGATCTGTGCCGCCGGGCCGGGGTTTCCTATCGTGAAATCATGAAATGGCCGCTGTTTGGCGGCGGCATGATCACTGCCGGGGTCATGGGCCTGGTTTCGCAGTTCCGCTATATCCTGGTGACCCCGGGGCTGCTGCGCTATCTGGCCCCCGTGGAAATCGAGGCGGTGGTGGCCCATGAAATCGGGCATGTCAAACACCGCCACCTGTATTTCTACCTGATTTTTCTGGCCGGATACATGGTGATCTCGTTTGCGGCCCTGGATTTTATCGTCTTTGGGGCCGTGTATCTGCAGACGGTTTTCGGGGCGGTCAATGCCGGGGGCGAAACCTTTGTTTCCGTGGTGTTTAGCCTGGCCATGATTGTGACCTTTTTTGTTTATTTCCGGTTCGGATTCGGCTATTTCATGCGCAATTTCGAGCGCCAGGCCGATATCTCCGTCTACCGGCTCATGGACTCGGCCGTACCGCTGATCACAACGTTTCACAAGATCGCGGCCTCCAGCGGCCAGTCTCCGGACCGGCCCAACTGGCATCATTTCAGCATATCCGACCGCATCGACTACCTTCGCAAATGCGAGGCCAATCCGGGCTGGATCCGGCGCCATCACAGAAAGGTACGCGTGAGCATGGCCGTTTACCTGGCCATCATCCTCGGGCTGGCATCAGTGGGCTACAGTCTGCATTTCGGCGCAGCCGGGGAACAACTGTCCGGGAAAATGGCCGAGCAGATCCTCACCCGCCAAATCCGCCAGCAGCCCAAGGACCCTGAGCTGCACGTGATGCTCGGGGATCTGTATTACAGCAGAAACAATCTCAGCGCCGCAACAGCGGCCTACCAGCGGGCCCTGGACCTGGATTCCGACAATGTGGCGGCATTAAACAATCTTGCCTGGCTATATGCCACATCAGAGCCGGATACGGAAATGTTTAAACCGCAACAGGCCCTTGTGCTTGCCAAAAAAGCCGCAGAAAGGTCTTTGGCGCCCCATGTGACAGATACCCTGGCAGAGGCATGGTTTATCAACGGCCAATATGAAAAGGCCGTTGAAACCGCCGAAAAAGCCCTGTCTGCAGCAACAAACAGGCGGGATTATTACCGCGGTCAGCTCAGGCGGTTTGAGCAGGCCTTAAACAACAATCACAGATCCCGGTGA
- a CDS encoding ABC-type transport auxiliary lipoprotein family protein — translation MKQNILSRQMPAIAAAIFAILLVPGCTGFSEPPKPVESYVLSYPAPMTAGTKTTAPDAVLAVQAFDAAAPYRSRHMVYADHQLRRKTYAYHQWVSKPSEMVRDRIMRDLQAARAVRSVTRAEKRLEAPTHVLWATIEAFYEDDTRSPWQAVLELTATLSVTRSGQSGHCIIMTKTYQARQNLSQNNPLGLARAMSKALAEISEDLGADLRKALRR, via the coding sequence ATGAAGCAAAACATCTTGTCCAGACAAATGCCGGCCATTGCCGCAGCCATTTTCGCGATCCTGCTGGTGCCCGGGTGCACCGGTTTCAGTGAGCCCCCCAAACCCGTGGAATCCTATGTTCTTTCTTATCCTGCGCCAATGACGGCCGGCACCAAAACCACCGCGCCGGATGCAGTGCTGGCCGTCCAGGCCTTTGATGCAGCCGCCCCTTACCGGTCCAGGCACATGGTGTATGCCGATCACCAGTTGCGCAGAAAAACATACGCCTATCACCAATGGGTATCAAAGCCATCAGAAATGGTCCGTGACCGGATCATGCGGGATCTTCAGGCAGCACGGGCGGTCCGGAGCGTGACCCGCGCCGAAAAACGACTGGAAGCACCCACGCATGTGCTTTGGGCAACCATAGAAGCATTTTACGAAGATGACACCCGCAGCCCGTGGCAGGCCGTGCTGGAACTCACAGCGACCCTGTCCGTAACCCGAAGCGGGCAATCCGGGCACTGCATTATCATGACAAAAACCTACCAGGCCAGACAGAACCTTTCCCAAAACAATCCCCTGGGCCTGGCCAGGGCCATGAGCAAGGCCCTGGCAGAAATTTCGGAAGATCTTGGAGCAGACCTCCGAAAGGCCCTGAGGCGGTAA